A genomic window from Aethina tumida isolate Nest 87 chromosome 4, icAetTumi1.1, whole genome shotgun sequence includes:
- the LOC109596904 gene encoding tubulin glycylase 3B isoform X1, whose product MNKKQEYAGKRSVGKKVRIAEDTDSSIIMELCEELLNADLSLSDDSSNIGTSNSLKSIDDIENTHGSKSSDDEVCTKCLKKIASDDSVEDGDQEQEHVDSKKCVSVFSSLNESTDGKRDKTAKIGDTKDKTFRSVRLTVKNDEHNNDEKAPETPDENRAKLTEIPEENEPKLTDIAEENEDKQQPRQKELSKMESESEMKKLEYDLVKYSYEDHLAKVSKEMQAVLNDLREHLINLNQRRSGVEEESYTNVLSQIKETYRTSIKNSKIRLATPVRTQKKDEKQVKKKSPPKIVPESKTRTQGKRIPSLAELKARVDFAVHHHKVFMIRGRWDAIRNALVRRGWIEKLYFPSCTGDVRRFMSYTVTDLASYMRIEDKRPIVQRVICSRYLGDQPVDLYWSAHHQSFTSQKQPLVNRFRNDVFSYTNKGGLCDGSQQEYWYRIPDVAGMNHPRTYRVNDDEDRKNFIKDYRTTAAISLIKWVVKTHESGEQKILSPSGKISINMFDFAVAECYKFIKRKKHHDIDYPIVEATEGQWKVFLEAFSKIVYIGNHFRQVTHDQSESDMVKKSKFLLKIIGEIFPYLQMDGHMNLWILKPINSCMGIGISVCRDINRIMNIVHANTKRRYVAQKYIERPFLIHNTKFDIRQWFLISCSNPLTIWMYKSCYLRFCSQTYNLNWLHESVHLTNNAVQKRYMHNMRDLTLPSYLMWTSQQFQDYLSNIGYPKAFKNSIYPAMKQCFTAAVLMLQNKMDKKNLNSFELYGADYVVTEDFNAWLIEINSNPALFSSTPITRVMCPQVLEDVIKVVVDHRRNPKSPTGNFELIYKQKEKEYSKTALKLRVCGKPAPQMSLINMVETLPSVDSVISDVTKTSGTEKRSMSATEKRESPTKEIVRTKSALVDFGKGMRETLDNLQKLIKREKEKQNNKKSTGTETAKTNVGAKGHDTYCNAVADQNEKDDVSISTTSLQKLEMMTKGNQLTDEELSKTLKEFLLMVQKEKAKKAKTSKSSDKDLLDVFKAVLSNLKNEGRKDFLQKIKQIGAT is encoded by the exons ATGAACAAAAAACAG gaATACGCGGGAAAAAGATCTGTGGGGAAAAAG GTTCGTATAGCTGAAGACACGGATTCGTCCATAATAATGGAACTGTGTGAGGAACTGCTTAACGCAGACTTGTCTTTGAGTGATGACAGCTCCAATATAGGCACATCAAACTCACTCAAA TCAATTGACGATATAGAAAACACACACGGTTCCAAAAGTAGTGACGACGAAGTGTGCACgaagtgtttaaaaaaaattgcttcCGATGATAGTGTTGAGGATGGTGACCAGGAGCAGGAGCACGTTGACTCGAAGAAGTGCGTCTCGGTGTTTTCGTCGTTGAACGAATCGACCGACGGTAAACGGGACAAGACCGCCAAAATAGGCGACACTAAGGATAAAACGTTCAGAAGCGTCAGACTCACCGTCAAAAACGACGAACACAACAACGACGAGAAAGCACCGGAAACGCCGGACGAGAATCGCGCCAAACTGACCGAAATACCCGAGGAGAACGAACCGAAACTGACGGACATAGCGGAGGAGAACGAGGATAAGCAACAACCGAGACAAAAGGAGCTCAGCAAAATGGAGAGCGAAAGCGAGATGAAGAAGCTGGAGTACGATCTCGTCAAGTATTCGTACGAGGACCACTTGGCGAAGGTGTCGAAGGAGATGCAGGCGGTGCTGAACGATCTGCGCGAGCACCTGATTAACCTGAACCAGCGTCGGAGTGGCGTTGAGGAGGAATCCTACACGAACGTTTTGTCACAGATCAAGGAGACCTACAGAACCAGCATCAAGAACTCGAAGATCAGACTGGCCACACCGGTCAGGACGCAGAAGAAGGACGAGAAACAGGTGAAGAAGAAGTCGCCTCCGAAGATAGTACCCGAATCCAAAACTCGCAC ACAGGGCAAACGGATACCCAGCCTAGCCGAGTTGAAGGCCCGCGTGGACTTCGCAGTGCACCACCACAAGGTGTTCATGATACGTGGAAGATGGGACGCCATAAGGAACGCGTTGGTGCGCCGCGGCTGGATCGAGAAGCTGTACTTTCCCTCGTGCACCGGTGACGTCCGCCGTTTCATGAGCTACACCGTCACCGACCTGGCCAGCTACATGCGCATCGAGGACAAACGGCCCATAGTCCAGCGGGTGATTTGTTCCCGTTACTTGGGAGATCAGCCCGTCGATCTGTACTGGTCGGCGCACCACCAGTCCTTCACCAGCCAGAAGCAGCCGCTGGTGAACCGGTTCAGGAACGACGTGTTCTCGTACACGAACAAGGGCGGGTTGTGCGACGGGTCGCAGCAGGAGTACTGGTACAGGATTCCGGATGTGGCGGGGATGAACCATCCCAGGACCTACAGGGTTAACGACGACGAGGATAGGAAGAACTTCATTAAGGATTACAG GACGACGGCGGCCATTTCCTTGATAAAATGGGTTGTTAAAACTCACGAAAGTGGTGAACAAAAAATCCTGTCGCCCTCAGGCAAAATCTCCATAAATATGTTCGACTTCGCAGTGGCGGAATGTTACAAGTTCATCAAACGTAAAAAGCACCACGACATCGATTATCCGATTGTTGAGGCGACCGAAGGACAATGGAAAGTGTTCCTGGAAGCCTTCTCCAAAATCGTTTACATCGGAAACCATTTCAGGCAAGTCACACACGATCAATCTGAATCCGATATGGTTAAGAAAAGTAAGTTTTTGTTGAAGATTATTGGGGAGATTTTCCCTTATTTGCAAATGGATGGGCACATGAACTTGTGGATCCTCAAACCCATTAACAGTTGCATGGGAATTGGCATTAGTGTTTGTCGGGACATTAACAGGATCATGAACATTGTCCACGCCAACACCAAAAGAAGATATGTTGCGCAAAAATATattg AACGTCCTTTCCTAATCCACAACACCAAGTTCGACATAAGGCAATGGTTCCTAATCAGCTGCTCAAATCCCTTAACAATTTGGATGTACAA ATCCTGTTACTTGCGGTTCTGCTCCCAGACATACAACCTGAACTGGTTGCACGAATCGGTCCATTTGACCAACAATGCAGTGCAGAAACGATACATGCACAACATGCGGGACCTGACGCTGCCGTCGTACCTAATGTGGACGTCCCAACAGTTCCAAGATTACCTGTCCAACATCGGGTACCCGAAGGCGTTCAAGAACAGCATCTACCCGGCAATGAAGCAGTGCTTCACTGCGGCCGTGCTGATGTTGCAAAACAAAATGGACAAGAAAAACTTGAACAGCTTCGAACTGTACGGTGCTGACTACGTCGTGACCGAAGACTTCAACGCCTGGTTGATCGAGATAAACTCAAATCCGGCTTTGTTCAGTTCGACACCGATTACACGGGTCATGTGTCCTCAGGTTTTGGAAGACGTGATCAAAG TTGTTGTGGACCATCGGCGCAACCCCAAATCGCCGACCGGCAACTTCGAGTTGATTTACAAGCAGAAAGAGAAGGAGTACAGCAAAACTGCCCTGAAATTGCGGGTGTGTGGCAAGCCGGCGCCTCAAATGTCCCTGATCAACATGGTGGAAACGTTACCCTCCGTCGATTCGGTCATATCGGACGTCACGAAGACGTCGGGCACCGAAAAACGGTCCATGTCAGCGACCGAGAAACGCGAAAGTCCCACGAAGGAGATCGTGAGGACGAAGAGTGCGTTGGTCGATTTCGGCAAGGGGATGCGTGAGACGCTCGACAATCTGCAGAAGTTGATCAAGAGGGAGAAGGAGAAGCAGAACAACAAGAAGAGTACCGGCACCGAGACAGCCAAAACTAACGTCGGAGCGAAGGGCCACGACACGTACTGCAACGCTGTGGCGGATCAAAACGAGAAGGACGACGTTTCGATATCCACTACCTCGTTGCAAAAGCTGGAGATGATGACTAAGGGCAATCAGCTAACGGACGAGGAGCTAAGCAAAACCTTGAAGGAGTTTTTGCTCATGGTGCAAAAGGAAAAAGCTAAAAAGGCTAAAACTTCGAAGTCTTCGGATAAGGACTTGTTAGATGTATTTAAAGCTGTGCTTAGCAACTTAAAAAATGAAGGCAGGAAAGATTTTTTGCAAAAAATCAAACAGATCGGAGCGACATGA
- the LOC109596904 gene encoding tubulin glycylase 3B isoform X2, whose product MNKKQEYAGKRSVGKKSIDDIENTHGSKSSDDEVCTKCLKKIASDDSVEDGDQEQEHVDSKKCVSVFSSLNESTDGKRDKTAKIGDTKDKTFRSVRLTVKNDEHNNDEKAPETPDENRAKLTEIPEENEPKLTDIAEENEDKQQPRQKELSKMESESEMKKLEYDLVKYSYEDHLAKVSKEMQAVLNDLREHLINLNQRRSGVEEESYTNVLSQIKETYRTSIKNSKIRLATPVRTQKKDEKQVKKKSPPKIVPESKTRTQGKRIPSLAELKARVDFAVHHHKVFMIRGRWDAIRNALVRRGWIEKLYFPSCTGDVRRFMSYTVTDLASYMRIEDKRPIVQRVICSRYLGDQPVDLYWSAHHQSFTSQKQPLVNRFRNDVFSYTNKGGLCDGSQQEYWYRIPDVAGMNHPRTYRVNDDEDRKNFIKDYRTTAAISLIKWVVKTHESGEQKILSPSGKISINMFDFAVAECYKFIKRKKHHDIDYPIVEATEGQWKVFLEAFSKIVYIGNHFRQVTHDQSESDMVKKSKFLLKIIGEIFPYLQMDGHMNLWILKPINSCMGIGISVCRDINRIMNIVHANTKRRYVAQKYIERPFLIHNTKFDIRQWFLISCSNPLTIWMYKSCYLRFCSQTYNLNWLHESVHLTNNAVQKRYMHNMRDLTLPSYLMWTSQQFQDYLSNIGYPKAFKNSIYPAMKQCFTAAVLMLQNKMDKKNLNSFELYGADYVVTEDFNAWLIEINSNPALFSSTPITRVMCPQVLEDVIKVVVDHRRNPKSPTGNFELIYKQKEKEYSKTALKLRVCGKPAPQMSLINMVETLPSVDSVISDVTKTSGTEKRSMSATEKRESPTKEIVRTKSALVDFGKGMRETLDNLQKLIKREKEKQNNKKSTGTETAKTNVGAKGHDTYCNAVADQNEKDDVSISTTSLQKLEMMTKGNQLTDEELSKTLKEFLLMVQKEKAKKAKTSKSSDKDLLDVFKAVLSNLKNEGRKDFLQKIKQIGAT is encoded by the exons ATGAACAAAAAACAG gaATACGCGGGAAAAAGATCTGTGGGGAAAAAG TCAATTGACGATATAGAAAACACACACGGTTCCAAAAGTAGTGACGACGAAGTGTGCACgaagtgtttaaaaaaaattgcttcCGATGATAGTGTTGAGGATGGTGACCAGGAGCAGGAGCACGTTGACTCGAAGAAGTGCGTCTCGGTGTTTTCGTCGTTGAACGAATCGACCGACGGTAAACGGGACAAGACCGCCAAAATAGGCGACACTAAGGATAAAACGTTCAGAAGCGTCAGACTCACCGTCAAAAACGACGAACACAACAACGACGAGAAAGCACCGGAAACGCCGGACGAGAATCGCGCCAAACTGACCGAAATACCCGAGGAGAACGAACCGAAACTGACGGACATAGCGGAGGAGAACGAGGATAAGCAACAACCGAGACAAAAGGAGCTCAGCAAAATGGAGAGCGAAAGCGAGATGAAGAAGCTGGAGTACGATCTCGTCAAGTATTCGTACGAGGACCACTTGGCGAAGGTGTCGAAGGAGATGCAGGCGGTGCTGAACGATCTGCGCGAGCACCTGATTAACCTGAACCAGCGTCGGAGTGGCGTTGAGGAGGAATCCTACACGAACGTTTTGTCACAGATCAAGGAGACCTACAGAACCAGCATCAAGAACTCGAAGATCAGACTGGCCACACCGGTCAGGACGCAGAAGAAGGACGAGAAACAGGTGAAGAAGAAGTCGCCTCCGAAGATAGTACCCGAATCCAAAACTCGCAC ACAGGGCAAACGGATACCCAGCCTAGCCGAGTTGAAGGCCCGCGTGGACTTCGCAGTGCACCACCACAAGGTGTTCATGATACGTGGAAGATGGGACGCCATAAGGAACGCGTTGGTGCGCCGCGGCTGGATCGAGAAGCTGTACTTTCCCTCGTGCACCGGTGACGTCCGCCGTTTCATGAGCTACACCGTCACCGACCTGGCCAGCTACATGCGCATCGAGGACAAACGGCCCATAGTCCAGCGGGTGATTTGTTCCCGTTACTTGGGAGATCAGCCCGTCGATCTGTACTGGTCGGCGCACCACCAGTCCTTCACCAGCCAGAAGCAGCCGCTGGTGAACCGGTTCAGGAACGACGTGTTCTCGTACACGAACAAGGGCGGGTTGTGCGACGGGTCGCAGCAGGAGTACTGGTACAGGATTCCGGATGTGGCGGGGATGAACCATCCCAGGACCTACAGGGTTAACGACGACGAGGATAGGAAGAACTTCATTAAGGATTACAG GACGACGGCGGCCATTTCCTTGATAAAATGGGTTGTTAAAACTCACGAAAGTGGTGAACAAAAAATCCTGTCGCCCTCAGGCAAAATCTCCATAAATATGTTCGACTTCGCAGTGGCGGAATGTTACAAGTTCATCAAACGTAAAAAGCACCACGACATCGATTATCCGATTGTTGAGGCGACCGAAGGACAATGGAAAGTGTTCCTGGAAGCCTTCTCCAAAATCGTTTACATCGGAAACCATTTCAGGCAAGTCACACACGATCAATCTGAATCCGATATGGTTAAGAAAAGTAAGTTTTTGTTGAAGATTATTGGGGAGATTTTCCCTTATTTGCAAATGGATGGGCACATGAACTTGTGGATCCTCAAACCCATTAACAGTTGCATGGGAATTGGCATTAGTGTTTGTCGGGACATTAACAGGATCATGAACATTGTCCACGCCAACACCAAAAGAAGATATGTTGCGCAAAAATATattg AACGTCCTTTCCTAATCCACAACACCAAGTTCGACATAAGGCAATGGTTCCTAATCAGCTGCTCAAATCCCTTAACAATTTGGATGTACAA ATCCTGTTACTTGCGGTTCTGCTCCCAGACATACAACCTGAACTGGTTGCACGAATCGGTCCATTTGACCAACAATGCAGTGCAGAAACGATACATGCACAACATGCGGGACCTGACGCTGCCGTCGTACCTAATGTGGACGTCCCAACAGTTCCAAGATTACCTGTCCAACATCGGGTACCCGAAGGCGTTCAAGAACAGCATCTACCCGGCAATGAAGCAGTGCTTCACTGCGGCCGTGCTGATGTTGCAAAACAAAATGGACAAGAAAAACTTGAACAGCTTCGAACTGTACGGTGCTGACTACGTCGTGACCGAAGACTTCAACGCCTGGTTGATCGAGATAAACTCAAATCCGGCTTTGTTCAGTTCGACACCGATTACACGGGTCATGTGTCCTCAGGTTTTGGAAGACGTGATCAAAG TTGTTGTGGACCATCGGCGCAACCCCAAATCGCCGACCGGCAACTTCGAGTTGATTTACAAGCAGAAAGAGAAGGAGTACAGCAAAACTGCCCTGAAATTGCGGGTGTGTGGCAAGCCGGCGCCTCAAATGTCCCTGATCAACATGGTGGAAACGTTACCCTCCGTCGATTCGGTCATATCGGACGTCACGAAGACGTCGGGCACCGAAAAACGGTCCATGTCAGCGACCGAGAAACGCGAAAGTCCCACGAAGGAGATCGTGAGGACGAAGAGTGCGTTGGTCGATTTCGGCAAGGGGATGCGTGAGACGCTCGACAATCTGCAGAAGTTGATCAAGAGGGAGAAGGAGAAGCAGAACAACAAGAAGAGTACCGGCACCGAGACAGCCAAAACTAACGTCGGAGCGAAGGGCCACGACACGTACTGCAACGCTGTGGCGGATCAAAACGAGAAGGACGACGTTTCGATATCCACTACCTCGTTGCAAAAGCTGGAGATGATGACTAAGGGCAATCAGCTAACGGACGAGGAGCTAAGCAAAACCTTGAAGGAGTTTTTGCTCATGGTGCAAAAGGAAAAAGCTAAAAAGGCTAAAACTTCGAAGTCTTCGGATAAGGACTTGTTAGATGTATTTAAAGCTGTGCTTAGCAACTTAAAAAATGAAGGCAGGAAAGATTTTTTGCAAAAAATCAAACAGATCGGAGCGACATGA
- the LOC109596903 gene encoding UPF0430 protein CG31712 has protein sequence MGRSRSRSRTPRKHHKKHHKRSKSRDRSDRSSSSHNKTYKIIDKPKERAPKSRKRSHSVSSSTSSEVSIDLTKGERHAKKPSRTHKMDEVERLAEMERQRRQREAEQRLVEEATAKRIEELVNRRVEEELEKRKDEIEREVTKRVEEAKRIMERQMMEDMERRRERQREEEKRREEEERRKQEMVEKILEENQRKIEEAQKKLAEERLAMVEEQRKMDEERQKLKKEQEKRTREEQKKILGKNNSRPKLSFSLKPVI, from the exons ATGGGTCGCAGCAGATCGAGGAGCCGAACGCCCAGGAAACATCACAAGAAACACCACAAACGCAGCAAGTCGAGGGATCGATCGGACAGGAGTTCCAGTTCGCACAACAAAACGTACAAGATCATCGACAAGCCGAAGGAACGGGCCCCGAAAAGCag GAAACGCTCCCACTCGGTGTCTTCGTCGACCAGCAGTGAGGTGTCCATCGACCTGACGAAGGGCGAGCGCCATGCGAAGAAACCGTCCCGCACCCACAAAATGGACGAGGTGGAGCGGCTGGCCGAGATGGAGCGGCAGAGGCGTCAGAGAGAGGCGGAGCAGCGGCTCGTCGAAGAGGCGACCGCCAAACGTATCGAGGAGCTGGTCAACCGCAGGGTCGAAGAGGAATTAGAAAAACGTAAGGACGAAATAGAGCGCGAGGTGACGAAGCGGGTGGAGGAGGCGAAGCGGATAATGGAGCGACAGATGATGGAGGACATGGAGCGGCGTCGTGAGCGGCAACGCGAAGAAGAGAAACGGCGTGAG gAAGAAGAAAGGCGGAAACAAGAAATGGTGGAGAAGATATTAGAGGAGAACCAGAGGAAAATCGAGGAGGCACAGAAGAAACTG GCGGAAGAACGTCTGGCCATGGTGGAAGAACAACGAAAAATGGACGAGGAGAGGCAGAAGCTGAAGAAAGAGCAGGAGAAACGGACTAGGGAGGAGCAAAAAAAGATCCTCGGAAAGAACAATTCGAGGCCCAAGCTCTCGTTTTCCCTCAAACCTGTTATTTAG
- the LOC109607974 gene encoding peptidyl-prolyl cis-trans isomerase NIMA-interacting 4, whose translation MPPKKGAAKPAKGGGKSDDSGDKGGKEKKGGTAVKVRHILCEKQGKCLEALEKLKAGQKFPEVAAAYSEDKARSGGDLGWMTRGSMVGPFQDAAFALPVSSVNNPVYTDPPVKTKFGYHIIMVEGKK comes from the exons ATGCCACCAAAAAAAGGAGCAGCCAAACCCGCAAAAGGCGGTGGAAAGAGCGACGACTCAGGGGATAAAG GtggtaaagaaaaaaaaggtGGGACTGCGGTAAAAGTGCGCCACATCCTGTGCGAGAAGCAAGGCAAATGTTTAGAAGCTTTAGAGAAACTGAAAGCGGGGCAAAAGTTTCCAGAAGTGGCCGCCGCTTACAGTGAGGATAAAGCTCGATCAGGAGGTGATTTGGGTTGGATGACTCGGGGTTCAATGGTGGGGCCTTTTCAGGACGCCGCTTTTGCTTTACCCGTTTCGTCAGTCAACAACCCCGTGTACACGGACCCCCCGGTTAAAACTAAGTTTGGTTATCACATTATAATGGTTGaagggaaaaaataa